The nucleotide sequence GCTCGGGCTGCTCGTACCTGGTGGCGGATTCCTCTACACCGGGAACATCCTCCTCGCCGGTATTGCCGTGGTTGCGTTCCCGCTGGCGCTCGGGATCTGGTGGCTCATCGGGATTGTCCCGCTACCGCCTGCCGTTTGGCTCGGCGCGGCGATCCTTGCCGGCGCTGGATTGGGCGCAAACGAGACACAGGACTGGGCACGCTGGGGGGTCCCGGTGATTCTGGTGGCGGCGATCGTCCTCACCGTGGCATACCTGCAGATTCGCTTTCGCATCCAGAGCGCTCGGGGCCGCCGCTTCAATGCGCAGATCGCTGCCGAGCAGCCCGTCCTCCCCGTCGCTGCTCCCACGCCAACGGTGCGCGAAGCCGGCGAGGAGGACCTGAAAACCCTTCGCTACGTGATGGACCTTGGGCTGCAGCCGGCCGACTCGTGGGACGGCTTTTTCTTCGTCCGCCCGGAACAGTTCCGTGAGGGCGCGGTCCGCTACCAGCTCAACTTCGTTTCTTATACAGCGGCGATGTATCAGTACACCTGTGCGCCAGCCTTCACCGGTTACGCTGCTGAGGCCCAACGCAACATGATCGACAAGATGCTCCAGAAACCAGTGTGGAGCTACTGGTCACTCGAGCATCTGTGGGGCAACCTCCGCTGGAATCCCGATCCCATCATCGACGACAACGTCATGTACTCCGGCTACCTCGGGTTGATGCTCGGCATGTACGAAACAATGACTGGAGATCGCCGGTACCACGAACCCGGCTGCCTCGAACTGCGGTGGAATGACACCACCATCTACCGGCACGACGCCGACACGATCACTGCGGCGCTCGTCGACAATTTCAGCCGCGCACGCCTTGGGCAGTTTCCATGCGAGCCGAACTGGATTTACCCCATGTGCAATACGTTCGGCATCAATTCGCTGCTTGTGTACGACCGCCTCGAAGGAACGAACCATGCGGAACCCGTCGTCGCGCAGGTTCGTGAAAGTTACGACAACGGTGATTTCTGCGAGCCGGACGGCCGACTCACCGCCGCTCGCTCTGAGTACTTCGGATTCCGCCACCCCATGGTCGGCAACATGGGCGACACCATCACCACCTACTTCCTCAACCCGATCGTGCCGGAAATCGGCCGCCGCACCTGGTGGCTCATGGGCAAGAATCATCTCGGCGCGGAAGGCAAGGGGCCTAAGCACCGTTCGTGGAATCTCATAGACCCCGGTAACTACGGCATCAATACTGACCGTTTCGTGCGCGCCAGCCTCGCAGCGAACGCGCGCGAGTACGGCGACGAATTCCACGCTCAGCAAATGGAACAGTCACTGGCCCATCGGATCGTCGAGAAGGACGGCGCCCGGCGCTACAAACGCCTCTCCGTGTGGGGAAACTTGTGGCTCGCCCTGGCGCGCTTCAGCCGGGAAGACGGCTTCCGCGGCTTCATCCAGGAGGGCATCCCCGACGCGTGGCGACGCGGCCCAGTACTTGCCGACGCCGCCTATCCGGAGGTTCTCGTCGCTAAGGCCGTGAGCGACGGCACCAGCCTTGACCTCGTCTTACGTCCCGGCAACGGGCCCGTCCGCACAACTCTCGCGATAGAGCGCCTCACTCCAGGGCATGCCTACACCGTCACCGGAGCGCTATCGCCAGAACTGGCCGCTGACGCTGAGGGACGTGCGCTCGTTGAGATCGTGCTGAACGACCGGCTCGAAGTGAGCATCACCCGCGCAGTTGAATGAGGCCGCCTCATCCGTCTCGCCTCGGCCGGGCACCCAGCGCTTTCACCTCAGGTCCCGCGTACACCACCATCGGCACCGGGTTCCTGCGGATCCGGCGGGTGAACTCGTCATGCGGCAGCGGACTGTCGCTCGCAGCGATGACGACATTTCCGTGCCGGCGCCCCCGCAATGCCGCCGCCTCGCCTGTCAGCATCACGTGCCGAAAACACCCGGACAGTGTGGCCGCCTCGTGACGCCACGCCGCCGCATCGCCAATGCTGCCCGAGTTCACCGCGTACACACCGCCGGGTCTGAGTACTCGCCGGACGTGTTCGGCGAACTCGACAGTGGTCAGCGGGTACGGCGTCGTGTCGCCCGCGAAGACGTCACGCACGATGAAGTCCCGGCTCGACGGGTGCAGGCTCTCCACCACCGCACGAGCGTCGCCCGTGCGAATCTTCAAAAGCGGCGCTTTCGGCAGGTCGAACCATTCACGCACCAGTTTCGCGAGGGTCGCGTCGATGTCCACAGCGACCTGGCGGGCATTCGTGAACCTGGTGGCGAGGTACCGGGGCAGCGAACACGCGCCAGCACCGAGATGCAGCATTTTCAGCGGCTCACTGCTTTCCCACCGGGCTTCCGCCAGCGTCGCGATCCATTGCATGTACCCAAAGTCGAGTCGCGCCGCATCGTGAACATCGATGCTTGAACTTGGCACCCCGTTGATAAGCAGCATCCAGCTGTCCGCCCGGTCCGGGTTCTTCACCAGTTCACACGTACCCGTGTCGATGGGGTGGATCCCGGGCGTCGGACGCAGGCCGTCACGCCTTGTCATGGCGAAGCCCGTAGCTCGTGTGCACAAACTCGCAGCTGTGCTCGCCGGATTCGGCTAGTTTGTGCACACGACCGGCTTCGCCAGCCGGTTCTCACAGCGCGAGAACAAAAGCAGCGACTCGCTGCGGCGTCCCGGAGTGCTCATACACGTAGCCTGCGTACACGCCGGGCTGGACCTCACGGATCTCATCGCGGATGAACCCTAGCGGCCCGCCCGCATAGTCGATGATCACTGCCGGGGCGCCATCCGTATACGACGGCCCCACATACACTGACGCTGGGAAGACCTGCTGGCCCAGCACCCGATTCTGCACTGTCCCACTGCCGAACACTTTGCCCTGCCACACCAGTTCCGCAGCCGGGTTGTTTCGCACGTAGCCTTGCGCGGTCACGTTCGCGGGGACCGAACCCGGTGAGAGCGAACGGAACAGCGCTTCATATTGCGCGTCACTGCATCCGAACCTCAGATCGTTCACGGTGGCTGCGGGATTACCGGCATTGATCGTGCACGCCGGGCCGAAACTGGGTTGTGCGAGCACTGGAGCTGCACCGACTATGGCGGCCGTTGTCACGGACACCGCCAAAGCCCCAGCTAGCACGCAACGCGTGATGATTCGACGCATTAGCTGCTCCATTCGTCGATGGCTCTAGGATTCTATCGCTCCGCACCGATTTCGTGTCGCCGAACGCCATGCGCCGACAACCTCAGCACCGTCGCGAGCGTTGGACGGCCGGGCGGCAGAATCCGGGCGGTGACGGTCGAGTCCGCGGTTGCCCGATCAAGTTCGGTGTGCAGCGCCTTCGCGATCCTCGATTGAGCGGCTTCACGATCCGGCTCCGAAAGGCCGTCCAGCGCGCCATCGTCGAGGAGTACGACGGTAGCCCCACGGGCGCGCGCGTCCCGAGCCGCGTCGAGCAAGGACTCGGACGCGAGACCACGTGCCCGGATGCGGTCGCGTAGTTGCGCCTCGACGAGAGCGATCTCGGTGAGGTCAGCGTCGCTGAGCGTCTCCGCCTGCAGGATCTTCTCCAGAAGGGGCCGCGCGGTCGCGTTGAGATACACGAGCTGCCGGTCCCGTTCCGCGGTGCGGGCTTCCGCGAGCGCCTGGTCCACGCCCACTGACGCGGTGGTGTCACGGAGTTCGTTGATGATTCCCACCTGATACCGCATTGCCACTCCGAGCACCGTGCAGGTGCCGAGAAAGCTGATATTCCACCAGCATTCCTGCCACGCTTCGGTGACGTTGGACGCCACGGGTGCCTGGTTCCACCACCACAAGATCACCGAACTGAGCAGCACCTCACCTACCCACGCGAGTATGGGCCGCCCGCGCAGGACAAGGAAACACATGATGATGGTTCCCGTCGGCCACGTCCACGCAGCGTAGAGACCGAACCCGCTGGGCTGGCCCATCATCGCGATGTTCGCGACCGCCGCGACAGCAGGGAGAATCGCGATCGCGAGCGATGCCCGCAGCGGCACCGGATCGCGTGACGCGCGCAGCAGCAATCCGGTGGCGACGGCGATGACAGCGATGGATACCCCCCACCAGCCAGGCTCGCGTCCGGCCGCATCTGTGACGGTCGCGCGCAACGCCTCGGTGATCGTCCACGCGACAGCGATGATGATCGCGCCGCGAGTGCGCAGCCCTACCAGAGTCGGTGTGTCAGCGAACGGACGGGCGCCGGTGCGACGGTCACTCATCGCGCTGCCACCTCACTGTCACGGTGGTGCCCCGCCCGACTTCACTGTCGATGGTGATGGACGCGCCCGGCACATGTGCCACCCGCGCACGCATGCCAGTGTTGAGGCCAAGCCGGAGCGGCGGCACTGTCTCGGGATCAAAACCCGAGCCGTCGTCCGCCATCGTTACTCGAATCGAATCGGGGAACAGTTCTTTCCTGAGGGCGCGCTGCGCGTGGAGACCGGCGTGCCTGACGCTGTTGCGGGCTGCTTCGGCGATCACTTCCTGGAACATCCGTGCGACCTCGATCGGATAGGTGGCGTCGCCTGCGTGGTTGTGGTGTTCGGTGGAAATGTCGTCGCTGATGTCGGTGACGACCTGGCGGAGGCGGGCGGTGAACTCTAGGGCATCGACAGACCTTTCCGTGTCGTCGACGAATGCGAGGCCATCCAGAGTGTCTCGGCTCTGGCGCGCCGATTCCTTGACGGACTCGAGCGGCGCGTGGTTGCACGCAGAAACGAACGTCGACACCACTGTGTCGTGAATGAGTGCATCGACGCGTTCGCGTTCTTGCCATATCGCCGATGTCCTGGCGCGGCGCAGCGCTGCTTCACGCAGTTCAAGCGTCGCATGATCGATGGTCCGCGCGTTGTTCACGACGCTTCTCACGACTGCCGCGAAAATGACCCCTATCATCGCGATCGACACGCCTTCGCGCAGCGCCCACCCGTATGTGACGTCGTATTGCGCCCAATATGTCGCAACCGAGTGGATGCCCGAGTAGCAGGCGGCCAGCGCAATAATGCCGCGCATCGGGATGACGAACGACGCCGCGATGATCGTTCCTGATCCGACGAGCAGCGGCCACGGATTGTGCATCGGTGCGAGTTCCCGATACTCGAACGCGATCGGGATGGTGAGCGCGATCGGGAGGAAGCACAACGGGTACACGGCGCACAGGGCCCGCACGCCGCGCGCGGAGCGTCGTAACGCCGCCACGATCATCGCGCAGTACATACCGGGCACGACGAACACGGCAGGGATGAGCCACCACAGCG is from Hoyosella subflava DQS3-9A1 and encodes:
- a CDS encoding spermidine synthase, whose amino-acid sequence is MTRRDGLRPTPGIHPIDTGTCELVKNPDRADSWMLLINGVPSSSIDVHDAARLDFGYMQWIATLAEARWESSEPLKMLHLGAGACSLPRYLATRFTNARQVAVDIDATLAKLVREWFDLPKAPLLKIRTGDARAVVESLHPSSRDFIVRDVFAGDTTPYPLTTVEFAEHVRRVLRPGGVYAVNSGSIGDAAAWRHEAATLSGCFRHVMLTGEAAALRGRRHGNVVIAASDSPLPHDEFTRRIRRNPVPMVVYAGPEVKALGARPRRDG
- a CDS encoding sensor histidine kinase gives rise to the protein MPMFQGRARESTAVDRTTVVLGLALGIAGIAFIGIEYPSVLSQWSDNPLWWLIPAVFVVPGMYCAMIVAALRRSARGVRALCAVYPLCFLPIALTIPIAFEYRELAPMHNPWPLLVGSGTIIAASFVIPMRGIIALAACYSGIHSVATYWAQYDVTYGWALREGVSIAMIGVIFAAVVRSVVNNARTIDHATLELREAALRRARTSAIWQERERVDALIHDTVVSTFVSACNHAPLESVKESARQSRDTLDGLAFVDDTERSVDALEFTARLRQVVTDISDDISTEHHNHAGDATYPIEVARMFQEVIAEAARNSVRHAGLHAQRALRKELFPDSIRVTMADDGSGFDPETVPPLRLGLNTGMRARVAHVPGASITIDSEVGRGTTVTVRWQRDE
- a CDS encoding linalool dehydratase/isomerase domain-containing protein, which produces MASKVVDPSNRETAEYSPVPPIPAFDRVHGPGTRFLVRRTLLYLAAFWAVGLALAALDLSDGLTAFGLGLLVPGGGFLYTGNILLAGIAVVAFPLALGIWWLIGIVPLPPAVWLGAAILAGAGLGANETQDWARWGVPVILVAAIVLTVAYLQIRFRIQSARGRRFNAQIAAEQPVLPVAAPTPTVREAGEEDLKTLRYVMDLGLQPADSWDGFFFVRPEQFREGAVRYQLNFVSYTAAMYQYTCAPAFTGYAAEAQRNMIDKMLQKPVWSYWSLEHLWGNLRWNPDPIIDDNVMYSGYLGLMLGMYETMTGDRRYHEPGCLELRWNDTTIYRHDADTITAALVDNFSRARLGQFPCEPNWIYPMCNTFGINSLLVYDRLEGTNHAEPVVAQVRESYDNGDFCEPDGRLTAARSEYFGFRHPMVGNMGDTITTYFLNPIVPEIGRRTWWLMGKNHLGAEGKGPKHRSWNLIDPGNYGINTDRFVRASLAANAREYGDEFHAQQMEQSLAHRIVEKDGARRYKRLSVWGNLWLALARFSREDGFRGFIQEGIPDAWRRGPVLADAAYPEVLVAKAVSDGTSLDLVLRPGNGPVRTTLAIERLTPGHAYTVTGALSPELAADAEGRALVEIVLNDRLEVSITRAVE